A genomic region of Mitsuaria sp. 7 contains the following coding sequences:
- the pdxH gene encoding pyridoxamine 5'-phosphate oxidase translates to MDKLSDLRKSYERAELDEHQSAGEPLRQFREWFQQALDAQVPEPNAMTLATVGAEGRPSTRIVLIKDIEERGLVWYTNYDSRKGRELALHPYAALQFHWVELERVVRIEGTVEQVDGAQSDAYFASRPLDSRLGAWASPQSQVISSRAVLVANAAKAAAQHGLNPSRPPHWGGYRLVPERWEFWQGRKSRLHDRLVYRREGNAWIRERLAP, encoded by the coding sequence ATGGACAAACTCTCCGACCTTCGAAAGAGCTACGAGCGCGCCGAGCTCGACGAACACCAGTCCGCGGGCGAACCGCTGCGCCAGTTCCGCGAGTGGTTCCAGCAGGCGCTGGACGCGCAGGTGCCCGAGCCCAACGCGATGACGCTGGCCACCGTCGGCGCGGAGGGACGTCCGTCCACCCGCATCGTGCTGATCAAGGACATCGAGGAACGCGGCCTCGTCTGGTACACCAACTATGACAGCCGCAAGGGCCGCGAGCTGGCGCTGCATCCGTACGCCGCACTGCAGTTCCACTGGGTGGAGCTGGAACGCGTGGTCCGCATCGAGGGCACCGTCGAGCAGGTCGACGGCGCCCAGTCCGATGCCTACTTCGCGTCGCGGCCGCTGGACTCGAGGCTTGGCGCGTGGGCGTCGCCGCAGAGCCAGGTGATCTCCTCGCGTGCCGTGCTGGTGGCCAATGCGGCCAAGGCCGCCGCGCAGCACGGGCTGAACCCGAGCCGGCCTCCGCATTGGGGCGGCTACCGGCTGGTGCCCGAGCGCTGGGAGTTCTGGCAGGGGCGCAAGTCGCGGCTGCATGATCGGCTGGTCTATCGTCGTGAAGGCAACGCGTGGATCCGCGAACGGCTCGCGCCCTAA
- a CDS encoding NTP transferase domain-containing protein, whose product MNQRRPAVVVLAAGRGQRFRGEGHKLEQVLNGESVLALTLRQTMASGLPMLVVTSTALAPLVRRHVASRDMLVLPDQDRLGRPAPLGMGHSIAAGVAATGDAPGWLILPADMPMVRSTTLAAVAQAIERDPIAYAQHRGRRGHPVGFNAELFSELTSLQGDEGARRLLARYPAQAVDVDDPGVLIDVDTVEDLQRLAVDPSTPRPSGEGVRTLG is encoded by the coding sequence ATGAATCAGCGACGACCCGCCGTCGTCGTGCTCGCGGCAGGGCGCGGCCAGCGCTTTCGCGGCGAGGGCCACAAGCTGGAACAGGTCTTGAACGGAGAGTCCGTGCTGGCGCTGACCTTGCGCCAGACGATGGCCTCCGGCCTGCCGATGCTGGTGGTGACCTCGACCGCGTTGGCGCCTCTGGTCCGACGCCATGTGGCCTCGCGCGACATGCTGGTGCTGCCCGACCAGGACCGCCTCGGGCGCCCCGCGCCGCTGGGCATGGGGCATTCGATCGCGGCCGGCGTCGCCGCGACCGGGGACGCGCCGGGCTGGCTGATCCTGCCCGCCGACATGCCGATGGTGCGGTCGACCACATTGGCCGCGGTCGCGCAGGCGATCGAGCGCGATCCGATCGCGTATGCCCAGCACCGCGGACGGCGCGGACATCCCGTGGGCTTCAACGCGGAGCTCTTCTCCGAACTCACCAGCCTCCAGGGCGACGAGGGCGCGCGCCGGTTGCTGGCACGTTATCCGGCGCAGGCGGTCGACGTCGACGATCCGGGCGTGCTCATCGACGTCGATACCGTCGAGGACCTCCAGCGCCTCGCCGTCGATCCGTCGACGCCGCGTCCCAGCGGTGAAGGCGTGCGGACGCTGGGCTGA
- a CDS encoding gamma-glutamylcyclotransferase: protein MIADPLAEARLEDLPAHSQQLLEVAERTWDRGHGLMMFAYGSLMWNPGFEPAQTSVARVQGYHRALRLRSLVNRGSNEQPGLVMTLLSGGSCRGLMYRVEPKDSEATLHRLWLREMVVGTYVPRWLDCHCGDGLGTRKALAFTLSRRSPGWVGDIADDRLLHILRHARGRYGTTLDYLQRAVTCLREHGIHDRALERQLALARSNGL, encoded by the coding sequence ATGATCGCCGACCCACTCGCCGAAGCCAGATTGGAAGACCTCCCCGCCCACAGCCAGCAGCTGCTGGAGGTGGCCGAACGCACCTGGGACCGCGGGCACGGCCTGATGATGTTCGCTTATGGCTCGCTGATGTGGAACCCGGGGTTTGAACCCGCGCAGACTTCAGTGGCAAGGGTCCAGGGCTACCACCGCGCGCTGCGGTTGCGCTCGCTGGTGAACCGCGGCAGCAACGAGCAGCCGGGCCTCGTGATGACGCTGCTGTCGGGCGGCAGTTGCCGAGGCCTGATGTACCGCGTCGAGCCCAAGGACAGCGAGGCGACGCTGCACCGGTTGTGGCTGCGCGAGATGGTGGTCGGCACCTATGTGCCGCGCTGGCTGGACTGCCACTGCGGGGACGGCCTGGGCACGCGCAAGGCGCTGGCCTTCACGCTGTCGCGACGCAGTCCGGGCTGGGTCGGCGACATCGCCGACGACCGGCTGCTGCACATCCTGCGGCACGCGCGGGGGCGTTACGGCACGACGCTCGACTACCTGCAGCGCGCGGTGACCTGTCTGCGGGAGCACGGCATCCATGACCGTGCGCTGGAGCGCCAGCTGGCGCTGGCCCGATCGAACGGACTTTGA
- the edd gene encoding phosphogluconate dehydratase, translating to MNKTLLEVTARIKARSAASRERYLDLIERMAGRQRGVQRLGCANVAHAVAAMPANDKLRIVAEKAPHLGIVTAYNDMLSAHQPYETYPAIIRDEVHRLGATAQVAGGVPAMCDGVTQGTPGMELSLFSRDTIAMGTAVALSHDVFDAALLLGICDKIVPGLLIGALHFGHLPCVFVPAGPMSSGLSNNDKAKVRELYAQGKVGRDELLQAESQAYHGAGTCTFYGTANSNQMLLEAMGLHVPGAAFVHPHDGLREALTREAVRQALKIIPQRDYTPIGRMVDERSIVNAMAALLATGGSTNHLIHWVAVARSAGILIDWSDFSELSGVVPLLSRVYPNGSADVNQFQAAGGPGFVIKELIGAGLMHGDVLTSVSGQNLSAFGRLPHRADDGSVSWTDLPAKSGDDTVVRTAAAPFSPTGGLKLLAGNLGRAVIKVSAVPEDRHTVEAPARIFDSQEAMQAAFKAGELERDVVVVVRFQGPQANGMPELHKLTPPLAVLQGKGFKVALVTDGRMSGASGKVPAAIHVSPEALAGGPLAKLRDGDLVRVCANTGVLSALVPADEWDRRELAQITADAVIENGAGMGRELFAGMRRNVTTAEEGAISWL from the coding sequence ATGAACAAGACACTTCTGGAGGTCACCGCGCGGATCAAGGCGCGCAGCGCCGCGTCGCGCGAGCGCTATCTGGACCTGATCGAGCGCATGGCGGGTCGACAGCGCGGCGTGCAACGCCTGGGCTGCGCGAACGTGGCCCACGCGGTGGCCGCGATGCCGGCCAACGACAAGCTCCGCATCGTGGCCGAGAAGGCGCCCCACCTGGGCATCGTCACGGCCTACAACGACATGCTGTCGGCGCACCAGCCGTACGAGACCTACCCCGCGATCATCCGCGACGAGGTCCACCGCCTGGGCGCGACCGCGCAGGTCGCCGGCGGCGTGCCGGCGATGTGCGACGGCGTCACGCAAGGCACGCCGGGCATGGAGCTCAGCCTGTTCTCGCGCGACACGATCGCGATGGGCACGGCGGTGGCGCTGTCGCACGACGTGTTCGACGCGGCGCTGCTGCTGGGCATCTGCGACAAGATCGTGCCGGGCCTGCTGATCGGCGCGCTGCACTTCGGGCATCTGCCCTGCGTGTTCGTGCCGGCGGGACCGATGAGCTCGGGTCTGTCCAACAACGACAAGGCCAAGGTGCGCGAGCTCTACGCGCAAGGGAAGGTCGGCCGCGACGAGCTGCTGCAGGCCGAGTCCCAGGCCTATCACGGCGCGGGCACCTGCACCTTCTACGGCACGGCCAACAGCAACCAGATGCTGCTGGAGGCCATGGGCCTGCACGTGCCGGGCGCGGCCTTCGTGCATCCGCACGACGGCCTGCGCGAGGCGCTGACCCGCGAGGCCGTGCGCCAGGCGCTGAAGATCATTCCGCAGCGCGACTACACGCCGATCGGCCGCATGGTCGACGAGCGCAGCATCGTCAACGCGATGGCCGCGCTGCTGGCCACGGGCGGCTCGACGAACCACCTGATCCATTGGGTGGCGGTGGCGCGTTCGGCGGGCATCCTGATCGACTGGAGCGACTTCTCCGAGCTGTCGGGCGTCGTGCCGCTGCTGTCGCGCGTGTACCCGAACGGCAGCGCCGACGTGAACCAGTTCCAGGCCGCGGGCGGCCCGGGCTTCGTGATCAAGGAACTGATCGGCGCCGGGCTGATGCACGGCGACGTGCTGACCTCGGTGTCGGGCCAGAACCTGAGCGCCTTCGGACGCCTGCCGCATCGCGCGGACGACGGTTCGGTCAGCTGGACCGACCTGCCGGCCAAGAGCGGCGACGACACCGTCGTGCGCACGGCCGCCGCGCCGTTCTCGCCGACCGGCGGCTTGAAGCTGCTGGCGGGCAACCTGGGCCGCGCGGTGATCAAGGTGTCCGCGGTGCCGGAGGACCGGCACACGGTCGAGGCGCCGGCGCGCATCTTCGACAGCCAGGAAGCGATGCAGGCCGCCTTCAAGGCCGGCGAGCTGGAACGCGACGTGGTCGTCGTGGTCCGCTTCCAGGGCCCGCAGGCCAACGGCATGCCGGAGCTGCACAAGCTGACGCCGCCGCTGGCGGTGCTGCAGGGCAAGGGCTTCAAGGTGGCGCTGGTGACGGACGGCCGCATGAGCGGCGCGTCGGGCAAGGTGCCGGCGGCCATCCATGTGAGCCCCGAGGCGTTGGCCGGCGGTCCGCTGGCGAAGCTACGCGACGGCGACCTGGTGCGCGTCTGCGCCAACACCGGCGTGCTGAGCGCGCTGGTGCCGGCCGACGAATGGGACCGCCGCGAACTGGCGCAGATCACGGCCGATGCGGTGATCGAGAACGGCGCCGGCATGGGCCGGGAGCTGTTCGCGGGCATGCGGCGCAACGTGACGACGGCGGAGGAGGGCGCGATCAGCTGGCTGTGA
- a CDS encoding bifunctional 4-hydroxy-2-oxoglutarate aldolase/2-dehydro-3-deoxy-phosphogluconate aldolase, whose product MTSIKDTLSLAEFGPVIPVIVIDRVEDAVPLARALVAGGVRVLEVTLRTPVALEAIAAISREVPEAILGAGTLRTSADAVAAKKAGACFAVSPGFTQDVAGSCEANFLPLLPGVSTASEVMMASDAGYKFLKLFPATAVGGVNLLKALAGPFTDVVFCPTGGITVQTAPDFLALPNVKVCGGSWLTPADAVKAGDWARITQLAKEASALRA is encoded by the coding sequence ATGACTTCCATCAAGGACACCCTGAGCCTGGCCGAGTTCGGTCCGGTGATTCCGGTCATCGTCATCGACCGCGTCGAGGACGCGGTGCCGCTGGCGCGCGCCCTGGTGGCGGGCGGCGTGCGGGTGCTGGAGGTGACGCTGCGCACGCCGGTGGCGCTGGAGGCGATCGCCGCGATCTCGCGCGAGGTGCCCGAAGCCATCCTCGGCGCGGGCACGCTGCGCACGTCGGCGGATGCCGTGGCGGCGAAGAAGGCCGGTGCGTGTTTCGCCGTCAGCCCGGGCTTCACGCAGGACGTGGCCGGCTCCTGCGAGGCCAACTTCCTGCCGCTGCTGCCGGGCGTGTCGACGGCCAGCGAGGTGATGATGGCCAGCGATGCCGGCTACAAGTTCCTGAAGCTGTTCCCGGCCACGGCGGTGGGCGGCGTGAACCTGCTGAAGGCGCTGGCCGGACCGTTCACCGACGTCGTGTTCTGCCCCACGGGCGGCATCACGGTGCAGACCGCGCCGGACTTCCTGGCGCTGCCGAACGTGAAGGTCTGCGGCGGTTCGTGGCTGACGCCGGCGGATGCGGTGAAGGCGGGCGACTGGGCCCGCATCACGCAACTGGCGAAGGAAGCGAGCGCGCTACGCGCTTGA
- a CDS encoding PaaI family thioesterase: MSHDEALAQWQEEEREVRAKIRPEPGVATMAQIAGMNGLEQMLAMLDGQLPPPPIAQTLDFTLLRAAKGEVIFQGTPKFRHYNPMGTVHGGWYATLLDSALGCAVHTTMDAGRAYTTLELKINLVRALSDKVPVVRAIGRVRHVGRQMATAEADLVGHDGKLYAHASTTCLVFDPPKR, translated from the coding sequence GTGTCTCACGACGAAGCGCTGGCTCAATGGCAGGAGGAGGAGCGCGAAGTCCGCGCGAAGATCCGTCCGGAGCCTGGTGTGGCCACGATGGCGCAGATCGCCGGCATGAACGGCCTTGAACAGATGCTGGCGATGCTCGACGGCCAGCTCCCGCCGCCGCCGATCGCGCAGACGCTGGACTTCACGCTGCTGCGCGCGGCCAAGGGCGAGGTGATCTTCCAGGGCACGCCGAAGTTCCGGCACTACAACCCGATGGGCACGGTGCACGGCGGCTGGTACGCCACGCTGCTGGATTCGGCGCTGGGCTGCGCCGTGCACACGACGATGGACGCGGGCCGCGCCTACACGACGCTCGAGCTGAAGATCAACCTCGTGCGCGCGCTCAGCGACAAGGTGCCGGTCGTGCGCGCCATCGGCCGTGTGCGGCACGTCGGCCGCCAGATGGCGACGGCCGAGGCCGACCTGGTCGGCCACGATGGCAAGCTGTATGCGCACGCCAGCACCACGTGCCTGGTCTTCGATCCGCCTAAGCGCTAA
- a CDS encoding MarR family winged helix-turn-helix transcriptional regulator produces MSPSVSPSKITPAQGQTLAQAEPISPKGCTNFKLRQVTRLVSNHCEAQFAESGLTTTQYALLSHIVVLGPIQPSELARRMDIDLSTLSRNVQPLQALGLVETLPGVDARSRQLQATEEGHARRKQLKATWKRAQLSLNERLGDERVQRLHALLDECAALMRGEAAPD; encoded by the coding sequence ATGAGCCCCTCTGTCTCGCCCTCGAAGATCACGCCCGCGCAGGGGCAGACCCTGGCGCAGGCGGAGCCGATCTCGCCCAAGGGCTGCACGAACTTCAAGCTGCGTCAGGTGACGCGGCTGGTGTCCAACCACTGCGAGGCGCAGTTCGCCGAGTCCGGCCTGACGACGACGCAGTACGCGCTGCTGTCGCACATCGTGGTGCTGGGGCCGATCCAGCCGAGCGAGCTCGCGCGGCGCATGGACATCGATCTCTCGACGCTGTCGCGCAACGTGCAGCCGCTGCAGGCGCTGGGTCTGGTGGAGACGCTGCCCGGCGTCGACGCACGCAGCCGGCAGCTGCAGGCGACGGAGGAAGGCCACGCGCGGCGCAAGCAGTTGAAGGCGACGTGGAAGCGCGCGCAGCTCTCGCTCAACGAGCGGCTGGGCGACGAGCGCGTGCAGCGTCTGCACGCGTTGCTGGACGAATGCGCCGCGCTGATGCGGGGCGAGGCCGCGCCGGACTGA
- the xth gene encoding exodeoxyribonuclease III, with translation MKFATWNVNSLAVRLPQLLDWLAANPVDALVLQETKLTDDKFPTMEIADAGYQVQWFGQKTYNGVALLSKTPAKDVVKNITGYADEQARLIAGTVGDVRVIGGYFPNGQALDSDKFVYKMAWLDGLRAWLATEMQQHEKLVLMGDFNIAPEDRDCYDPAAFVGQTHTSPQERAHFQALLDLGLTDAYRMFEQPPKSYSWWDYRMLGFQKNKGLRIDHILVSAALKDQVTACTIDRAMRKLPKPSDHAPVIVTID, from the coding sequence ATGAAATTCGCCACCTGGAACGTCAACTCCCTGGCCGTGCGCCTGCCGCAGCTGCTCGACTGGCTGGCCGCCAACCCGGTCGATGCACTCGTGCTGCAGGAGACCAAGCTCACCGACGACAAGTTCCCGACGATGGAGATCGCCGACGCCGGCTACCAGGTGCAGTGGTTCGGTCAGAAGACCTACAACGGCGTCGCTCTGCTTAGCAAGACGCCGGCCAAGGACGTGGTCAAGAACATCACCGGCTATGCGGACGAGCAGGCGCGGCTGATCGCGGGCACGGTGGGCGACGTGCGCGTGATCGGCGGCTACTTCCCGAACGGGCAGGCGCTGGACAGCGACAAGTTCGTCTACAAGATGGCGTGGCTGGACGGCCTGCGCGCCTGGCTCGCCACCGAGATGCAGCAGCACGAGAAGCTGGTGCTGATGGGCGACTTCAACATCGCCCCCGAGGACCGCGACTGCTACGACCCGGCCGCCTTCGTCGGCCAGACGCACACCTCGCCGCAGGAGCGCGCGCACTTCCAGGCGCTGCTCGACCTGGGACTGACCGACGCCTACCGGATGTTCGAGCAGCCGCCCAAGAGCTACAGCTGGTGGGACTACCGGATGCTGGGCTTCCAGAAGAACAAGGGCCTGCGCATCGACCACATCCTCGTGAGCGCGGCGCTGAAGGACCAGGTCACCGCCTGCACGATCGACCGGGCCATGCGCAAGCTGCCCAAGCCCAGCGACCACGCGCCGGTGATCGTCACGATCGACTGA
- a CDS encoding type II toxin-antitoxin system HipA family toxin, producing MGRRSHTRTLGLWMNGARVGQWSLAPNAPDTLQYDEAWVESEQGRPLSLSLPFKPGNSAHRGDKVRAYFENLLPDSKDIRERLARRFSTGSTDAFELLAEIGRDCVGALEILPEGQVSSGPSSVQAEALNHAQIAQVLRSATTPQALGWGDEDNEFRISIAGAQEKTALLLRDGQWCLPRANTPTTHIFKLPLGLIGGMKLDMRHSVENEWLCALILKAFGLPVAPCQPMQFEDIAALVVERFDRSWWTSSDGGRHLLRLPQEDMCQATGVAPEAKYEAEGGPGMDRILELLDGSITREQDRRDFFKAQLLFWMLCATDGHAKNFSLFLRPGGRYQLTPLYDVLSAYPVLGEGPAKISPHKIKMAMAVRSKNAHWKMRDILRRHWVALGTRHGVITEDGREVDLLIDDLIGSTPAVVQAVRAVLPDDFPESVASSILEGLQIAAERLARS from the coding sequence ATGGGACGTCGCTCTCATACCCGCACGCTCGGGCTCTGGATGAACGGTGCCCGGGTTGGGCAATGGAGCCTCGCGCCGAATGCGCCCGACACGCTGCAATACGACGAGGCGTGGGTCGAGTCGGAGCAAGGACGCCCCTTGTCCTTGTCGTTGCCCTTCAAGCCAGGCAACAGTGCGCACCGCGGCGACAAGGTGCGCGCCTATTTCGAGAACCTACTGCCAGACAGCAAGGACATTCGCGAGCGCCTCGCCCGCCGATTCAGCACCGGCTCGACGGATGCATTCGAACTTCTCGCCGAGATCGGCAGGGATTGCGTCGGTGCGCTGGAGATCCTGCCTGAGGGTCAGGTCTCGTCCGGGCCGAGCAGCGTACAGGCCGAGGCGTTGAACCACGCACAAATTGCGCAGGTCTTGCGGAGCGCGACAACGCCACAGGCTCTTGGCTGGGGAGACGAGGACAACGAATTCCGCATTTCCATCGCAGGAGCGCAGGAGAAGACTGCGCTCCTCCTGCGGGACGGGCAATGGTGTCTGCCGCGAGCCAACACTCCAACCACCCACATCTTCAAGCTGCCGCTGGGTCTGATCGGCGGCATGAAGCTGGACATGCGCCACTCCGTCGAGAACGAGTGGCTGTGTGCGCTGATCCTGAAGGCGTTCGGTCTGCCGGTTGCCCCCTGCCAGCCGATGCAGTTCGAGGACATCGCGGCGCTGGTCGTCGAACGGTTCGACCGCTCGTGGTGGACGTCCTCGGACGGCGGTCGACACCTTCTGCGCTTGCCGCAGGAAGACATGTGCCAGGCGACGGGCGTCGCCCCGGAAGCCAAATACGAGGCTGAGGGTGGCCCGGGCATGGATCGCATCCTGGAACTGCTCGACGGCTCGATCACCAGGGAACAGGACCGGCGCGACTTCTTCAAGGCGCAACTGCTCTTCTGGATGCTCTGCGCTACAGACGGCCACGCCAAGAACTTCAGCTTGTTCCTGCGCCCAGGCGGCCGCTATCAGTTGACGCCGTTGTATGACGTGTTGTCCGCCTATCCGGTGCTCGGCGAAGGTCCTGCGAAGATCTCGCCTCACAAGATCAAGATGGCCATGGCCGTGCGCTCGAAGAATGCGCACTGGAAGATGCGCGACATCCTGCGTCGTCACTGGGTGGCCCTCGGGACCAGGCACGGTGTGATCACCGAGGACGGCCGCGAGGTCGATCTGCTGATCGACGATCTGATCGGCAGCACGCCCGCCGTCGTGCAGGCAGTGCGCGCCGTCTTGCCGGACGATTTTCCCGAGTCGGTGGCCAGCAGCATCCTTGAAGGCCTGCAGATCGCCGCGGAGCGCCTGGCAAGGTCCTGA
- a CDS encoding helix-turn-helix transcriptional regulator, which yields MPRFTIRTADQLPTLLQAYRKEAGLTQAEVALRLGVTQQTYSALERNADTVGAARLLKLLNILGVELDLNKPSPPHLSTPGGPSASPGTDKPVW from the coding sequence ATGCCCAGATTCACGATACGGACCGCCGATCAGTTGCCCACCCTCCTGCAGGCCTACCGGAAGGAAGCCGGTCTGACCCAGGCGGAAGTGGCACTGCGCCTGGGTGTCACGCAGCAGACGTACTCCGCACTGGAGCGCAATGCCGACACGGTCGGGGCCGCACGATTGCTGAAGCTGTTGAACATCCTGGGTGTTGAATTGGACCTGAACAAGCCCTCCCCACCCCACCTGTCGACCCCAGGCGGTCCAAGCGCGTCTCCGGGCACCGACAAGCCCGTTTGGTGA
- a CDS encoding pyridoxamine 5'-phosphate oxidase family protein produces MPKLDGAASQAGLNAASETSAAVNAIAMGRDLTWPLVEEFIAFIMHQARSAICHRGLSPLPKLAMDSINRQQPEINRADLSGEDAIERVRSAVKKNQTCFFCTGVSTGGSQATRPMGALQVDDAGTLWFMSASDSHKNAEIAQNPLVWLFFQASEHSGFVTLHGRATVSRDQARIEELWSPLMKTWFTEGKDDPRITTIAVTPMSGYYWDNKHGDIVAGAKMAIGAAIGKTLDDSIEGDLRF; encoded by the coding sequence ATGCCGAAGTTGGACGGCGCCGCCTCACAGGCCGGACTGAACGCGGCGAGTGAGACGAGCGCGGCAGTCAACGCCATCGCGATGGGCCGGGATCTGACTTGGCCGCTTGTTGAGGAGTTCATCGCTTTCATCATGCACCAAGCGCGGAGCGCCATTTGCCATCGAGGGCTATCCCCACTCCCGAAGCTCGCCATGGACTCGATCAATCGTCAACAGCCCGAGATCAACCGCGCCGACCTGAGCGGCGAAGACGCCATCGAGCGCGTCCGCAGCGCCGTGAAGAAGAATCAGACCTGCTTCTTCTGTACGGGCGTGAGCACCGGCGGGTCACAGGCGACCCGTCCCATGGGCGCCTTGCAGGTCGACGACGCCGGCACGCTCTGGTTCATGAGCGCGTCCGACAGCCACAAGAATGCCGAGATCGCGCAGAACCCGCTGGTCTGGCTCTTCTTCCAGGCGTCGGAGCATTCGGGTTTCGTCACGCTGCACGGGCGCGCGACCGTGTCCCGAGACCAGGCCAGGATCGAGGAGCTCTGGAGCCCCTTGATGAAGACTTGGTTCACCGAAGGCAAGGACGATCCGCGCATCACGACCATTGCCGTGACGCCGATGTCAGGCTACTACTGGGACAACAAGCATGGCGACATCGTGGCCGGCGCCAAGATGGCCATCGGCGCTGCGATCGGCAAGACGCTGGACGACTCGATCGAGGGCGACCTGCGCTTCTGA
- a CDS encoding spherulation-specific family 4 protein, which yields MLALWDQSPRSYEGRVPPGSLVVIGPVQGVQRLDATQRANWKAVIRTIRLQGGKVLGYIAMGHGGVTQDQQASFAAVPLEIAAYRDVLDGVDGFFFDQAGPDPMIAGKPDACETANTRWQGVRAHLSALNVGGTVVWNAGAPGPNHCFLRSARAGEHVVSFDGPADDGRGQSFDAQARAVADTLQVNTWTLVHSATPAQMQDALKRARTHYVYVTDGARAFAWGGPVWNYPPGYWGTDSDPRSERGCLRRVQAGAACN from the coding sequence ATGCTGGCCTTGTGGGACCAGTCGCCTCGCAGCTATGAGGGGCGGGTGCCACCGGGCAGTCTGGTCGTCATCGGCCCCGTGCAGGGCGTGCAGCGCCTCGATGCGACGCAGCGGGCCAACTGGAAAGCGGTCATCCGGACCATCCGGTTGCAAGGGGGCAAGGTGCTCGGCTACATCGCCATGGGGCACGGCGGCGTGACGCAGGACCAGCAGGCCAGCTTTGCCGCGGTGCCGCTGGAGATCGCTGCCTATCGGGATGTCCTGGACGGGGTGGACGGCTTCTTCTTCGATCAGGCGGGACCCGATCCGATGATCGCCGGCAAGCCCGACGCGTGCGAGACCGCGAATACCCGCTGGCAGGGCGTGCGTGCGCATCTGTCCGCGCTCAACGTCGGGGGCACCGTGGTCTGGAATGCGGGCGCCCCCGGACCCAACCATTGCTTCCTGCGATCGGCCCGCGCCGGCGAGCATGTGGTGAGCTTCGACGGCCCGGCCGACGACGGGCGCGGGCAGTCCTTCGACGCGCAGGCACGAGCAGTCGCCGACACGCTCCAAGTCAACACCTGGACGCTCGTCCATTCGGCCACACCAGCCCAGATGCAGGACGCGCTGAAGCGGGCCCGCACGCATTACGTCTATGTTACGGACGGGGCACGCGCGTTTGCGTGGGGCGGGCCGGTCTGGAACTACCCGCCCGGCTACTGGGGAACGGACAGCGACCCGCGGTCGGAGCGCGGGTGTCTGCGGCGGGTGCAAGCCGGCGCGGCCTGCAACTGA
- a CDS encoding RNA-binding protein: MSTKIYVGNLPYSVTDASLRSNFGEFGTVKSAKVMIDRDTGNSKGFGFVEMDSAEVAQAAITALHGMQVDGRSIVVSLARPREGGNDAGGRSNSGSGEFRSTKRSDVGYGNGGFGGGRY; this comes from the coding sequence TTGAGCACCAAGATCTATGTTGGGAATCTGCCCTACTCCGTGACCGACGCCAGCCTCCGAAGCAATTTCGGAGAGTTCGGCACCGTCAAGTCCGCCAAGGTCATGATCGACCGGGACACCGGCAACTCCAAGGGCTTCGGCTTCGTGGAAATGGACTCCGCCGAAGTCGCCCAGGCGGCCATCACCGCCTTGCACGGCATGCAGGTCGACGGACGTTCCATCGTCGTCAGCCTGGCCCGCCCCCGCGAAGGCGGCAATGACGCAGGCGGCCGCAGCAACAGCGGCTCGGGCGAGTTCCGCTCGACCAAGCGCTCGGACGTCGGCTACGGCAACGGCGGTTTCGGCGGCGGTCGTTACTGA